A single window of Leeuwenhoekiella sp. MAR_2009_132 DNA harbors:
- a CDS encoding helix-turn-helix domain-containing protein, protein MDRQLEGEDIKRVMRINRMIIEMASGNFNFRIPSSSHNDELETITMLLNMMAEELQESYKSLYLIHTRQSQEHVADIVFVLDSDLKIKHFSSSTHEFPLLNSKTIIGTDFVKCLDKKSRTLWNSQMIDPLNYPPKINLQLKVAQKLSLPVSFFLNQLEFTKSNVYLMLTGVRTVNILKQNEKNLNSIARIKNGEGIPKQAKSVLKREVDVRIMKEIHNYIQSHLDQSLISLRDLAHTFGTNEYKLKKGFKELYGTTVYKFQMEERLKKAVLLLESTKIQIKVISKLVGFSDVAHFSRSFKKRYGYSPSQLRK, encoded by the coding sequence ATGGATCGACAATTAGAAGGTGAAGATATTAAACGCGTAATGCGTATCAATCGCATGATTATTGAAATGGCCAGTGGGAATTTTAATTTTAGAATTCCGAGCTCATCGCACAATGATGAACTGGAAACGATCACGATGCTATTAAATATGATGGCTGAGGAACTCCAGGAATCCTACAAGAGTTTGTATCTAATCCATACGCGTCAAAGCCAAGAACACGTTGCAGATATCGTATTTGTGCTAGATTCTGATTTAAAGATTAAACATTTTTCATCTTCAACTCATGAATTTCCTTTATTAAACTCAAAAACAATCATTGGTACTGATTTTGTAAAATGCCTCGATAAAAAATCAAGAACATTGTGGAATTCACAAATGATTGACCCTCTTAACTACCCTCCAAAAATTAATCTTCAACTGAAAGTAGCGCAGAAACTAAGCTTACCTGTCAGTTTTTTTCTCAATCAGTTGGAATTCACCAAATCTAATGTCTATTTAATGCTTACAGGAGTACGAACGGTCAATATTCTGAAACAGAATGAAAAAAATCTTAATTCCATTGCACGAATCAAAAACGGAGAAGGAATACCCAAACAAGCTAAATCTGTTTTGAAACGGGAGGTTGATGTGCGTATTATGAAAGAAATACATAATTACATTCAATCTCACCTTGATCAATCCTTAATATCTCTAAGGGATTTAGCACATACGTTTGGAACTAACGAATACAAATTGAAAAAGGGTTTTAAAGAGTTGTATGGGACGACCGTTTATAAATTTCAAATGGAAGAACGTTTAAAAAAAGCCGTGCTACTACTTGAGTCTACTAAAATCCAAATCAAAGTTATTTCAAAACTCGTTGGTTTTAGTGATGTTGCTCATTTTTCAAGATCGTTTAAGAAAAGATACGGCTATAGTCCCAGTCAACTTAGAAAATAA
- a CDS encoding MauE/DoxX family redox-associated membrane protein, producing MYPKSAYNSNLLLVICTALVFLWIYAATGKLIEFEQFTVQMKQVPVLKPVAELLTWAVPVSEYVLSALLLIPKTRRLGLLSSAVLMSVFTMYIAGMILFSPELPCSCGGIINDLTWSQHLLFNLVFTALAIYGSYLFSRFTKNNAL from the coding sequence ATGTATCCCAAGTCAGCTTATAATTCAAATTTACTTTTAGTGATCTGTACCGCTTTGGTATTTCTCTGGATATACGCTGCAACGGGAAAACTTATCGAATTCGAGCAATTTACAGTTCAAATGAAACAGGTGCCCGTTCTCAAACCTGTTGCTGAATTATTAACCTGGGCAGTGCCTGTAAGTGAATATGTGCTAAGTGCATTACTTCTAATACCTAAAACACGCCGGCTTGGGTTATTAAGTTCTGCAGTATTGATGAGCGTATTTACAATGTATATAGCCGGAATGATACTATTCAGTCCAGAACTACCCTGCTCCTGTGGCGGAATCATTAATGATTTAACCTGGAGTCAGCATTTGCTCTTCAACCTGGTTTTTACGGCTCTGGCTATTTATGGCAGCTATCTGTTTTCCCGTTTTACTAAAAATAACGCCTTATAA
- a CDS encoding DUF6520 family protein, which produces MKKSKIMIPVMTLGLAVGLAFANTTTVVSGWIDLDGIPTQLDSEPCQGTGEICHVKFDNDPQEREFPVYTDMSLTTLKDSNTTVPYQLPALP; this is translated from the coding sequence ATGAAAAAATCTAAAATAATGATCCCGGTAATGACACTGGGGCTTGCAGTAGGTTTGGCATTTGCCAATACAACAACAGTAGTAAGTGGTTGGATAGACCTTGATGGCATCCCTACGCAATTAGACTCAGAGCCCTGCCAGGGTACAGGTGAAATTTGCCATGTGAAATTTGACAACGATCCACAGGAGCGGGAATTTCCGGTATATACAGATATGTCACTAACTACCCTTAAGGATAGTAATACGACAGTTCCGTATCAATTACCTGCATTACCTTAA
- a CDS encoding M16 family metallopeptidase yields MQDINLLRITHWFLTPGMVLGFMLCGLYTYGQEDAGSNRATSMRSGTLDNGMRYVILSNAAWEGQPVLMNVYVGTGHSMEAEGQRDLSHYVEHLPFSILREEAAAKSGAVQKAIRTQRLPLQAGTYLEHTVYNYEFDRVGSEVYTAGMDLFSRLIGGKLQPSAALLNSEQESFYQEYLYRKGYRTYDESRVLALLSNAYPAPVNPDAYYKHIKDFDGKQVSDFFKDWYQPQRTTLLLAGAVEDLDAVTEDIKRYFGSLKPGGADGYVSYKNDYLGRSRQFVKLEQWEQHGAIPGQTTIYLYWRNPMPAVDNEQALRQQWMNELVYTLLEKSLRQTRTDYTTHYELGIDKEGELPALGLRISCFTGREQPSIQEVMGEVNWLKQNGIAESDYEQYKEQLDTHIEQRDTSSLQAVFKAYGQRILDHKPLEINLDSLKKQWLAALSYERVNTALKAFLQGGPKDIAVVAPKGASVLTLTEDQFRSWFETTQSDIGAYTTTRVNPLLTEDEAAALSEVGHRLAGFDALGGMELRLDNGVRVILYQLKGAPLAIHGFRKVGAGSLDAELTRKGYLVPVWVHQSGVGGFTSFELQDLLQKKGMIYGRALYVDDHECGIRLKASPAGLEELLQLTYLYLTAVTEHPKAFTYWQEEEVLLYNNPPYGKEDYDFNVLSKRDKDDPDAGITALERYKAVQNTNRAELDRVYKSLFQKPQEFTFLISGDFKEVTIIPLLKKYFGNLPEENLRVNTNCQMKDNLAKASVCKRYRMPHMQPATLKLKIEYNLPIARKDWKEQVALQLMHQVLKSKIPELRFLKKRGLYVNSVASYVNYDLQQGNMSISLPTVGGMEAVLLHDVEELLKGFTNRPLAEQELKQLKKRVYLRGIVGKSVLEKAYRYYKWDMRLPELEEVQSYLNQISPQDVQQLFQQKLVPEHRSVFIAGAYEN; encoded by the coding sequence ATGCAGGATATTAACTTATTGCGAATTACCCATTGGTTTTTGACACCGGGTATGGTACTGGGCTTTATGCTTTGTGGTTTATATACCTATGGGCAGGAGGATGCTGGTAGTAATCGAGCAACAAGTATGCGCAGCGGAACACTGGATAACGGAATGCGTTATGTTATTCTATCTAATGCAGCGTGGGAAGGACAACCTGTTTTGATGAATGTGTATGTAGGTACCGGCCATAGTATGGAAGCCGAAGGACAACGCGATCTTTCTCATTATGTTGAGCATTTACCTTTTAGCATCTTGCGAGAGGAAGCCGCAGCAAAGTCGGGAGCTGTACAGAAGGCTATACGCACACAGCGATTGCCTTTACAAGCCGGAACCTATCTGGAGCATACGGTTTATAATTATGAATTTGATCGTGTAGGATCTGAAGTGTATACTGCCGGGATGGATTTGTTCAGCCGCCTGATCGGAGGTAAATTGCAACCCTCTGCTGCGCTTTTGAACTCGGAGCAGGAAAGCTTTTATCAAGAATACCTGTATCGTAAGGGATACAGAACGTATGACGAGTCACGTGTGCTTGCATTACTATCTAATGCCTATCCTGCTCCGGTAAACCCCGATGCGTATTATAAGCACATCAAAGATTTTGACGGGAAGCAGGTTTCTGATTTTTTTAAAGACTGGTATCAACCCCAACGCACAACCTTACTCCTTGCAGGGGCTGTGGAAGATCTGGATGCAGTAACGGAAGATATCAAAAGGTATTTTGGAAGTTTAAAACCTGGAGGTGCTGATGGATATGTAAGTTATAAAAACGATTATTTAGGGCGTTCTAGGCAGTTTGTAAAACTGGAACAGTGGGAGCAGCATGGAGCTATACCCGGACAAACTACAATCTATTTATACTGGAGAAACCCCATGCCGGCTGTAGATAACGAGCAGGCATTGCGACAGCAATGGATGAACGAACTGGTCTATACCTTATTGGAAAAAAGCCTCCGCCAGACGCGCACTGATTATACTACGCACTATGAGTTGGGGATAGATAAAGAGGGGGAGTTACCGGCTCTGGGTCTACGAATTAGCTGTTTTACCGGAAGAGAGCAACCCAGTATTCAGGAAGTTATGGGCGAGGTGAATTGGCTTAAACAAAATGGTATTGCGGAATCGGATTATGAGCAGTACAAAGAGCAGCTGGATACCCATATCGAGCAACGGGATACCTCGTCATTACAAGCTGTTTTTAAGGCTTATGGACAGCGGATCCTGGATCATAAACCCTTAGAAATTAATCTGGATTCTTTAAAAAAGCAGTGGCTGGCAGCATTGAGTTATGAAAGGGTGAATACGGCATTGAAAGCATTTTTACAGGGCGGCCCAAAGGATATAGCAGTAGTAGCTCCTAAGGGTGCATCTGTACTCACGTTGACTGAAGACCAGTTTCGTAGTTGGTTTGAAACTACGCAAAGTGACATAGGGGCATATACTACTACCCGGGTTAACCCACTCCTTACAGAAGATGAAGCCGCTGCGCTTTCTGAAGTGGGTCATAGACTTGCCGGTTTTGATGCATTGGGGGGAATGGAGCTGCGGCTTGACAACGGGGTTCGGGTAATACTGTATCAACTAAAAGGAGCTCCATTAGCTATACACGGATTCCGCAAGGTGGGTGCCGGAAGCCTGGATGCCGAACTAACTAGAAAGGGCTATCTGGTACCAGTCTGGGTACATCAAAGTGGAGTGGGAGGGTTTACCTCTTTTGAATTACAAGATTTGCTACAAAAGAAGGGTATGATCTATGGCCGGGCTTTGTATGTAGATGACCACGAATGTGGAATACGTTTAAAGGCGTCACCGGCAGGGCTGGAAGAACTGTTGCAATTAACCTATTTGTATTTAACTGCTGTAACGGAACATCCCAAAGCCTTTACCTATTGGCAGGAGGAAGAAGTTCTTTTATATAACAATCCGCCATATGGAAAGGAGGATTATGATTTTAATGTATTGAGTAAGCGGGATAAGGATGATCCCGATGCAGGTATTACAGCTCTGGAGCGCTATAAGGCGGTACAAAACACGAATAGGGCTGAACTGGACCGTGTATATAAAAGTCTGTTTCAAAAGCCGCAGGAGTTTACCTTTTTAATAAGCGGAGATTTTAAGGAGGTCACTATTATTCCGCTATTGAAGAAGTACTTTGGAAATTTACCAGAAGAAAATCTGCGCGTAAATACGAACTGTCAAATGAAGGATAACTTAGCTAAGGCATCAGTGTGTAAACGGTATAGGATGCCCCATATGCAACCCGCAACACTAAAACTTAAAATAGAATATAACCTGCCAATAGCCCGGAAGGACTGGAAAGAGCAGGTTGCTTTACAGCTGATGCATCAGGTTTTGAAAAGTAAGATACCCGAATTGCGATTTCTAAAAAAGCGGGGGCTTTATGTAAACAGTGTGGCGAGTTATGTAAACTACGATTTGCAACAGGGAAATATGTCAATAAGCCTTCCCACAGTAGGTGGAATGGAAGCTGTTTTACTACACGATGTGGAGGAGCTTTTGAAAGGGTTTACTAATCGACCTCTAGCTGAGCAGGAATTGAAGCAGCTTAAGAAGCGGGTATATCTGCGAGGTATCGTGGGAAAGTCTGTACTCGAAAAAGCTTACCGGTATTATAAATGGGATATGCGATTGCCCGAGTTGGAAGAAGTGCAAAGCTACTTGAATCAAATTTCACCGCAGGATGTGCAACAACTGTTTCAACAAAAACTGGTGCCAGAACATCGTTCCGTCTTCATCGCAGGTGCATATGAAAATTAA
- a CDS encoding RagB/SusD family nutrient uptake outer membrane protein has protein sequence MKIIIKYPRAVAALLVAFLLSGCESFVALEVPNDRITSTTVYGDDATARAALDGMYIQLFNTAFAAGGNASVSFLGGLSAGTYSLTSAVPDMEAFAGYQLEASNGLNLNLWSGAYNMIYMCNALIEGVAENNALSADTREALEGQARFIRAFTYFELTNLYGDVPLITQTNYTVNALQPRSLQTDIYNLILEDLTRAVALLDNDYPDNERTRANRFTALGLLARVQLYLENWELAEAYSSEVLEADELYELPEDLNSVFLANSREALWQVSPEGWGNSFIHTRDGNLLLRITPTGSPVELSADLLQSWESGDQRREDWVGSFITAAQTYYYPNKYKIQYDASGGDYTEYSMVMRLAEQYLIRAEARTRQGKLELAVADLNVIRERAGLETLEFNTSLSQESLIEAVLEERSHELFGEWGHRWLDLKRTGRAQDVLEGIEETDLLYPIPEDEILKNPNLTQNAGY, from the coding sequence ATGAAAATCATTATAAAATACCCAAGAGCAGTAGCCGCTTTACTGGTGGCATTTTTACTGAGTGGATGTGAATCCTTTGTAGCTCTAGAGGTGCCGAATGACCGTATTACCAGTACTACAGTATATGGCGATGACGCCACAGCCCGGGCAGCTCTGGATGGGATGTATATACAATTATTCAATACAGCCTTTGCAGCAGGGGGTAATGCCAGTGTAAGTTTTTTAGGTGGGCTTAGTGCAGGTACCTATAGTCTCACAAGTGCTGTTCCTGATATGGAAGCATTTGCCGGGTATCAGCTGGAAGCTTCTAATGGCCTGAACCTGAATTTGTGGTCTGGAGCATACAACATGATTTATATGTGTAATGCCCTTATAGAAGGAGTTGCAGAGAACAATGCCCTAAGCGCTGATACCCGTGAAGCACTGGAAGGCCAGGCACGTTTTATTCGGGCATTTACCTACTTTGAGTTGACCAATTTGTATGGGGATGTACCCTTAATCACCCAAACGAATTATACGGTAAATGCTCTACAACCCCGAAGTCTGCAAACTGATATTTACAATCTTATTCTTGAAGACTTAACCCGTGCGGTTGCATTGCTGGATAATGACTATCCCGATAACGAGCGTACCCGGGCGAACCGTTTTACAGCACTGGGCTTACTGGCGCGGGTGCAACTGTATTTGGAAAATTGGGAACTAGCCGAAGCTTACAGCAGTGAAGTACTGGAAGCTGATGAACTTTATGAATTGCCTGAAGATCTAAACAGTGTGTTTTTGGCCAATAGTCGGGAGGCCTTGTGGCAGGTATCTCCTGAGGGCTGGGGGAACAGCTTTATTCATACACGAGACGGTAATCTGCTCCTACGGATTACTCCCACCGGAAGTCCGGTCGAACTAAGTGCGGATTTGCTGCAAAGCTGGGAATCTGGAGACCAACGGCGGGAGGATTGGGTAGGCAGTTTTATAACGGCCGCACAAACCTATTACTACCCTAATAAATACAAAATACAATACGATGCCAGTGGAGGGGATTATACCGAATACTCGATGGTTATGCGACTGGCCGAGCAGTATCTCATACGGGCAGAAGCCCGTACCCGGCAGGGTAAACTGGAGCTGGCAGTAGCCGACCTCAATGTTATACGGGAGCGTGCCGGTCTGGAGACTTTGGAGTTTAACACATCCCTTTCTCAGGAAAGCCTGATTGAAGCGGTGCTGGAAGAGCGTTCTCACGAACTCTTTGGTGAATGGGGACATCGCTGGTTGGATTTAAAGCGTACGGGACGAGCACAGGATGTACTGGAAGGTATCGAGGAAACCGATTTGCTATACCCTATCCCCGAGGATGAAATCTTAAAAAACCCAAATCTTACTCAAAATGCAGGATATTAA
- a CDS encoding SusC/RagA family TonB-linked outer membrane protein, with the protein MKNKATRLTGVAWILVAVFWATGNLLWAALPQQVVSGRVTDTNDNPIPGVSITLTNSSRGTQTDLQGAFSLNAQATDTLRIAYLGFKSLRIPVGTQMRFSIVLEQDITDLGEVTINAGYYNTTRREQTGSIARVTAEELERQPVTNVLTALQGRMAGVSVVQRSGVPGNAPSVQIRGQNSLRSGFGNSGNLPLYIINGVPIDSAPLNSFSGLTSPNIAGIDPLNTLNPANIESIEILKDADATAIYGSRGANGVILITTKKGTGGKQKTRFNAQVYTGAGVVPRKLDLITTVDYISLRQEAFANDGATPTQTNAPDLVLWDSQRYTDWQEKLFGGTAQTTGVNLGISGGSETMRFNLGLGYQRETAVFPGDYLYNKFTANLNLSHNSRDDRFSLQFNTSFGSDRNRQFDGSSFVSTGLSLAPNAPEVYGDAGELNWEDSSWTNPFSTLYRESEARVQQLISSLSLSYAITPNLEARLNSGYTLLHSNELVKQPLTFYNPTLWSFINSRSLHVGGQRESWIVEPQLIYRNSWGKFNLDALLGSTFQHRKNTGLNMVGIGYANDQLLGNLAAAEQLFVTDNTTQEYAYAAGFGRVGINYARKYYLNLTGRRDGSSRFGPSRRFASFGAVGAAWIVSEEGWMQGLKTFLSFTKLRGSYGSTGSDQVGDYGYLDTYSATPGGGGLYPTQLTNPIYSWERNRKLELALDLGFFKDQLRLSSSWYRNRSSNQLVGYNLPAITGFTSIQANLDATVENTGWEFEASTNLRAGRFNWQASLNASIPQNRLIAFPGIEESSYANIYKEGESLNIQFLYDYTGVDSETGLYTFKDINEDGVYNFDDRVRVKDLTRSLFGGLRNELSYGRVRLDFLWEFVLQEGQQYYPGIAPGRLGAILQEDYERRWQNPGDVAEVQKASQTIDASRAYNRLLTSAGVYTNTSFLRLKTVGLSYELPAENWGLNSCVLFLQGQNLLTFTRYRGLDAQSPGTNLPALQMLTAGLKLNF; encoded by the coding sequence ATGAAAAATAAAGCTACGCGCCTTACGGGGGTTGCGTGGATACTTGTTGCCGTATTTTGGGCAACAGGAAATCTACTTTGGGCAGCATTGCCCCAACAAGTCGTATCCGGTAGGGTTACCGATACGAATGACAACCCCATTCCCGGGGTTAGTATCACCTTAACGAACAGCAGCAGGGGTACACAAACCGATTTGCAAGGGGCATTTAGCCTGAATGCACAAGCGACGGATACCTTACGTATTGCCTACCTCGGATTTAAATCCCTACGCATACCTGTGGGAACGCAGATGCGTTTTAGCATTGTATTGGAGCAGGACATCACCGATCTGGGTGAGGTGACCATCAATGCAGGCTATTACAATACCACCCGCCGGGAGCAAACGGGCAGCATCGCGCGGGTTACGGCAGAAGAACTGGAGCGACAGCCGGTAACCAATGTGCTAACGGCTTTGCAGGGGCGGATGGCAGGAGTCTCTGTGGTGCAGCGCAGTGGGGTGCCGGGTAATGCGCCTAGCGTACAAATACGGGGGCAAAATAGTTTGCGCAGCGGTTTTGGTAATTCGGGCAACCTGCCGCTCTACATCATAAACGGGGTGCCCATAGACAGTGCCCCGCTTAACAGCTTTAGCGGACTTACCAGTCCCAACATCGCAGGGATAGACCCGCTCAATACGTTGAACCCCGCCAATATTGAAAGCATCGAAATCTTAAAAGATGCTGATGCCACGGCGATCTACGGTTCGCGTGGAGCAAACGGGGTAATCCTGATCACGACAAAAAAAGGAACAGGCGGGAAGCAAAAGACCCGTTTTAATGCGCAGGTATATACCGGTGCCGGTGTTGTACCCCGTAAACTGGATTTGATTACAACAGTGGATTACATTAGCCTAAGGCAGGAAGCCTTTGCCAATGACGGAGCAACCCCTACGCAGACCAATGCTCCTGATCTGGTACTTTGGGACTCGCAGCGGTATACCGACTGGCAGGAAAAACTTTTTGGAGGTACGGCACAAACCACCGGGGTTAATCTGGGAATTAGTGGGGGTAGTGAGACCATGCGATTTAATCTGGGGCTGGGTTATCAACGAGAGACCGCTGTATTTCCCGGGGACTATTTATACAACAAGTTTACGGCAAATTTGAACCTCAGTCATAACAGCCGTGATGATCGCTTTAGCTTGCAGTTTAATACCAGCTTTGGCAGTGATCGCAACCGGCAGTTTGACGGCAGCAGCTTTGTAAGCACAGGATTATCTCTAGCTCCCAATGCACCTGAAGTGTATGGGGATGCTGGGGAACTCAACTGGGAAGACTCAAGCTGGACCAATCCTTTCTCAACCCTATACCGGGAGAGTGAAGCCCGGGTGCAGCAACTTATAAGCAGCCTGAGTCTCTCGTATGCGATAACCCCTAATCTGGAAGCGCGCCTCAATAGCGGCTATACGTTACTGCACAGTAATGAACTGGTGAAGCAGCCCTTAACGTTTTACAATCCTACACTTTGGAGTTTTATAAACTCCCGTTCGTTACACGTAGGGGGCCAGCGGGAGTCGTGGATTGTCGAGCCGCAGCTTATCTACCGCAACAGCTGGGGGAAGTTTAACCTGGATGCGCTGCTAGGATCAACCTTTCAACATCGTAAAAATACAGGGCTGAATATGGTGGGGATAGGCTATGCTAATGACCAGCTACTAGGGAATCTTGCAGCTGCCGAACAATTATTTGTTACCGATAATACCACTCAGGAATATGCCTATGCTGCAGGTTTTGGACGTGTGGGGATCAACTACGCCCGTAAATACTACCTCAATCTTACCGGAAGACGGGATGGGAGCAGTCGTTTTGGACCCTCGCGCCGCTTTGCGAGTTTTGGAGCAGTGGGTGCAGCCTGGATTGTAAGTGAAGAGGGCTGGATGCAAGGTTTAAAGACCTTTTTATCGTTTACTAAATTACGTGGAAGCTATGGTTCTACGGGAAGTGATCAGGTAGGCGATTATGGGTATTTAGACACCTATTCTGCCACTCCGGGTGGGGGAGGGCTATATCCCACCCAACTTACTAACCCTATCTACTCGTGGGAGCGTAACCGCAAGCTGGAGCTAGCGCTTGATCTCGGTTTTTTTAAAGATCAGTTACGGTTGAGTAGCAGTTGGTACCGCAACCGCTCGTCTAATCAACTGGTAGGTTACAACCTGCCTGCTATTACCGGATTTACCAGCATACAGGCCAACCTGGATGCTACGGTGGAGAACACCGGCTGGGAGTTTGAAGCTTCTACAAATTTGCGTGCCGGTCGCTTTAACTGGCAGGCTTCACTTAACGCGAGTATACCTCAAAATCGCCTGATTGCCTTTCCCGGGATTGAAGAGAGTTCGTATGCCAACATCTACAAAGAGGGAGAATCACTTAACATTCAGTTTCTCTATGATTATACCGGGGTAGATTCGGAGACGGGGTTGTATACGTTTAAAGATATAAACGAAGACGGGGTGTACAACTTTGACGACCGCGTACGGGTAAAAGATCTTACCCGCAGTCTTTTTGGCGGTTTGCGCAATGAGCTTAGTTACGGGCGGGTACGTCTTGATTTTTTATGGGAGTTTGTACTGCAGGAGGGGCAGCAATATTACCCCGGCATTGCTCCAGGCAGACTGGGTGCTATACTTCAGGAAGATTATGAGCGCCGCTGGCAGAACCCCGGGGACGTGGCAGAAGTTCAAAAAGCTTCACAAACTATAGATGCCTCACGTGCGTATAACCGATTGCTTACCAGTGCTGGGGTGTATACCAACACCTCTTTTTTAAGACTTAAAACAGTGGGTCTTAGCTATGAGCTCCCTGCAGAAAACTGGGGACTTAATTCATGTGTTCTGTTTTTACAGGGACAAAACCTACTCACGTTTACCAGATACCGGGGGCTAGATGCGCAATCTCCCGGCACTAACCTACCTGCTTTGCAAATGCTTACTGCAGGTCTCAAACTTAATTTTTAA
- a CDS encoding helix-turn-helix domain-containing protein has protein sequence MEEIEKYIILKVKKIRESKGVNQENLSMAIGKNISFISQIEAPSKKSKYNIIHLNLIAKVLECSPKDFWPDEPL, from the coding sequence TTGGAGGAAATAGAAAAGTACATTATTCTAAAGGTTAAAAAGATTCGGGAAAGTAAAGGTGTCAATCAGGAAAACCTTTCAATGGCTATTGGAAAAAACATAAGTTTTATTTCTCAGATTGAGGCTCCCTCTAAAAAATCTAAGTACAATATTATTCATTTAAATCTTATTGCAAAAGTTCTTGAATGCTCTCCTAAAGATTTTTGGCCTGATGAACCGTTATAG
- a CDS encoding type I restriction-modification system subunit M, giving the protein MIKADIDFEKELWDAANELRGAVSENNYKNYILPLVFVKHLSERYEVVREELKEQLNDPESDYYTTDKEEINYVLEDRDEYRSRNTFKIPETASWQYLKDNAEQDDIKVKVDDAFDVIQELLTGYNPQLVNILPRIFVRSELSPKQTGGIINLLSHPKFSEKENPESDILGRIYEYYIGRFAMAEGSGAGQFFTPGSIVRLLVEILEPYKGRIFDPACGSGGMFVQSLKFIKEHGGNKKDIAIYGQEMTAQTLRLCLMNLMLRDLSFDIKLGNSLLDDKFPNLKADYIIANPPFNVSNWHPEDLPDGDPRLFGPKEEFTTDGSANYMWMQTFWLHLSDTGTAGIVMANGAMTSNNKGEKNVRQHMVDHSMIDAIVRLPDKLFLTTGIPACLFILSKNRDGKYGSHRERNNEILFLDASKMGTMASRKLRVFSDDDINKIAETYHKWRNVSPSTSTSLGTGSVEGYVDVEGFSKAATLANVQKQDYKLTPGIYVGTEAEEDDGIPFEEKMEGLKAQLLEQFEKGEELKEKIKGSFEKI; this is encoded by the coding sequence ATGATCAAAGCAGATATTGATTTTGAAAAAGAACTCTGGGATGCAGCGAACGAATTGCGTGGCGCGGTATCAGAGAATAACTATAAAAACTACATCCTTCCCCTTGTTTTCGTAAAGCACCTTAGCGAACGCTATGAGGTGGTGCGCGAGGAACTGAAGGAGCAGCTTAATGATCCTGAATCTGATTATTACACTACAGATAAGGAGGAGATCAATTACGTCCTGGAAGACCGGGATGAATACCGCTCCCGGAATACCTTTAAAATTCCGGAAACCGCTTCTTGGCAGTATTTGAAAGACAATGCTGAGCAGGATGATATCAAGGTGAAGGTAGATGATGCTTTTGACGTGATCCAAGAACTTTTAACGGGCTATAACCCGCAGCTGGTAAATATTTTGCCGCGGATCTTTGTGCGGAGTGAACTATCTCCCAAACAAACCGGCGGAATCATCAACCTCCTCTCCCATCCTAAGTTTTCTGAAAAGGAAAATCCCGAAAGCGATATCCTTGGCCGTATCTATGAATATTACATTGGCCGCTTCGCCATGGCTGAAGGTTCGGGTGCGGGGCAGTTTTTTACACCCGGAAGTATCGTAAGATTACTGGTGGAAATCCTGGAACCTTATAAAGGCCGTATTTTTGATCCGGCTTGTGGGAGTGGCGGTATGTTCGTGCAGAGTTTGAAATTCATCAAAGAACACGGCGGAAACAAAAAAGACATCGCGATCTACGGCCAGGAAATGACCGCACAGACTTTACGGTTATGCCTGATGAACCTGATGCTGCGGGATCTTTCTTTTGATATCAAACTGGGAAATTCCTTGCTTGACGACAAATTCCCCAACCTGAAAGCCGACTATATTATTGCCAATCCGCCATTTAATGTGAGCAACTGGCATCCTGAAGATCTACCAGATGGTGATCCCCGATTGTTTGGCCCCAAAGAAGAATTCACTACAGATGGCAGCGCCAATTATATGTGGATGCAAACCTTCTGGCTGCATTTAAGCGACACGGGTACTGCCGGAATTGTAATGGCAAACGGCGCAATGACCTCCAACAACAAAGGCGAGAAAAATGTGCGGCAGCATATGGTAGACCATTCTATGATAGATGCCATCGTGCGCCTGCCCGATAAGCTGTTCCTCACCACCGGGATCCCCGCCTGCCTTTTCATCCTGAGCAAGAACCGCGACGGCAAATACGGCAGCCACCGCGAACGCAATAACGAGATTCTGTTCCTGGACGCCTCCAAAATGGGCACCATGGCCAGCCGGAAACTGCGGGTCTTTAGTGATGATGATATTAATAAAATAGCTGAAACCTACCACAAATGGCGCAATGTCAGCCCGAGCACCTCGACTTCGCTCGGCACAGGCTCCGTCGAAGGGTATGTCGATGTGGAAGGTTTCTCCAAAGCAGCCACCCTAGCCAATGTTCAAAAGCAGGATTACAAACTCACCCCGGGTATTTATGTAGGCACCGAAGCTGAAGAAGATGATGGAATTCCTTTTGAGGAAAAGATGGAGGGTCTCAAGGCACAGTTGTTAGAGCAGTTTGAAAAAGGTGAAGAATTAAAGGAAAAGATTAAAGGCAGTTTTGAGAAGATTTAA